In the Gossypium arboreum isolate Shixiya-1 chromosome 10, ASM2569848v2, whole genome shotgun sequence genome, one interval contains:
- the LOC108487440 gene encoding BES1/BZR1 homolog protein 4-like isoform X2, giving the protein MTSGTRMPTWKERENNKRRERRRRAIAAKIFAGLRMYGNYKLPKHCDNNEVLKALCNEAGWTVEEDGTTYRKGCKPVDRMDIMGGSASASPCSSYHPSPGSSSFPSPASSHYTANANGNADANSLIPWLKNLSSGSSSASSKLAHHLFIAGGSISAPVTPPLSSPTSRTPRTRSDWDEMNAGPTCTGKRFSYLPASTPPSPSRQVFPDPGWLSRLEIPQSGPTSPTFSLVSRNPFGFKDEALSRGGSRMWTPGQSGTCSPAFPAGVDQTSDVPMSDAIAAEFAFGSNMTGLVKPWEGEKIHEECVADDLELTLGNSKTR; this is encoded by the exons ATGACGTCAGGGACGAGAATGCCGACGTGGAAGGAGAGGGAGAACAACAAACGGAGAGAAAGGAGGAGGAGGGCGATCGCGGCGAAGATCTTCGCGGGGTTGCGAATGTACGGAAACTACAAGCTACCGAAGCACTGCGACAACAACGAGGTTTTGAAAGCACTCTGCAACGAAGCCGGTTGGACCGTCGAAGAAGACGGCACCACTTACAGAAAG GGATGTAAACCAGTGGATCGTATGGACATAATGGGAGGTTCTGCATCAGCTAGTCCATGCTCATCATATCACCCAAGCCCTGGTTCATCTTCCTTCCCAAGTCCAGCCTCATCCCATTACACGGCCAATGCCAATGGCAATGCTGATGCCAATTCCCTAATCCCTTGGCTCAAAAACCTTTCTTCTGGTTCATCTTCAGCTTCATCCAAGCTCGCTCACCATCTCTTCATCGCAGGTGGTTCCATAAGTGCTCCTGTCACTCCACCACTTAGCTCTCCAACTTCCAGAACTCCTCGAACCAGAAGTGATTGGGATGAAATGAATGCTGGCCCAACTTGCACGGGGAAGCGCTTTTCTTACCTGCCTGCATCCACTCCACCAAGTCCAAGCCGTCAGGTTTTTCCTGATCCAGGTTGGCTTTCCAGACTTGAAATACCCCAAAGTGGGCCAACATCTCCTACGTTTAGCCTCGTCTCCCGAAACCCGTTTGGATTTAAAGACGAGGCCTTATCACGAGGAGGTTCACGAATGTGGACTCCAGGGCAGAGTGGCACATGCTCACCCGCCTTTCCTGCAGGCGTTGATCAAACATCAGATGTTCCCATGTCTGATGCTATTGCTGCCGAGTTTGCCTTTGGCAGTAACATGACAGGGTTAGTGAAGCCTTGGGAAGGAGAAAAGATCCACGAGGAATGTGTAGCTGATGATCTCGAACTTACACTTGGAAATTCAAAAACCAG ATAG
- the LOC108487112 gene encoding uncharacterized protein LOC108487112, translated as MDGSNQNSGFYSDSRDSESQVLDSRVFYSTPNEDTDYKNPNSLTDDKMGLENYDNGLSVPTKSMEELNDEEKESMTGPRKPGKYFFYDSPLVEDTGVWIPVSVPPMLESDHKEWSRGFHSNGGYFPEGDMGWDQFLGEEDKELTMWDVIAEMVLAARGKVRTLTSGDLQRRGISWLLSSHLLEQAWQEMAQTLTESNLGNMKEILEVEPPKWLADSAASACMLCGVRFHPIMCSRHHCRFCGGIFCGECSRGRSLMPGKFRVADPQRVCDVCCVRLESVQPYLMDRVSNAARLPTHDLTDLSTLRSWVNFPWGQSMEHEIYKATNTIRGYITKVASLKPEKSIPDAILREAKGLAIISVVKVGVMVIYNIGTGVVIARREDGFWSPPSAISSLGVGWGAQAGGELTDFIIILRTNDAVKTFSSNAHLSFGAGLSAAVGSVGRAAEANLRVGDGGCAACYTYSCSKGAFFGCSLEGSIVTTRRRENSRFYGSQTITASDILLGSMPQAPAAAILYHALSDLYSTLS; from the exons ATGGATGGCTCCAATCAAAATTCTGGGTTTTATTCCGATTCCAGAGACTCAGAAAGCCAGGTTTTGGATTCTCGGGTTTTCTATTCGACCCCAAACGAGGATACCGACTATAAGAACCCTAATTCTCTCACG GATGATAAGATGGGACTTGAAAACTATGATAATGGGTTATCAGTGCCAACTAAAAGTATGGAAGAGTTGAATGATGAGGAAAAAGAATCGATGACCGGCCCTCGGAAGCCGGGAAAATACTTCTTTTACGACTCCCCACTTGTTGAGGACACCGGCGTATGGATACCGGTCTCGGTTCCGCCTATGCTAGAAAGTGATCACAAAGAGTGGAGTAGAGGTTTTCATTCCAATGGTGGTTATTTCCCAGAAGGTGACATGGGATGGGACCAGTTTCTTGGGGAAGAAGACAAGGAGTTGACAATGTGGGATGTGATAGCGGAAATGGTTCTGGCTGCCCGTGGGAAAGTACGCACTTTAACTTCCGGTGATCTTCAAAGACGTGGTATCTCATGGCTTTTATCGAGTCATTTACTTGAGCAGGCTTGGCAAGAGATGGCTCAGACACTAACCGAATCAAATTTGGGGAACATGAAGGAAATTCTTGAAGTAGAACCGCCGAAGTGGTTGGCTGACAGTGCTGCTTCTGCTTGTATGCTGTGTGGTGTGAGGTTTCACCCGATCATGTGTTCTAGACACCATTGCAGGTTTTGTGGAGGAATTTTTTGTGGCGAGTGTTCTAGAGGAAGGAGTTTAATGCCAGGAAAGTTTCGTGTTGCTGATCCACAACGTGTCTGCGATGTCTGCTGCGTGCGGCTCGAGTCTGTCCAACCATACTTGATGGACCGAGTTAGTAATGCTGCTCGGCTGCCAACTCATGACCTAACCGACTTGAGTACTTTGAGATCTTGGGTTAATTTCCCCTGGGGGCAGTCCATGGAACACGAAATCTATAAGGCAACAAATACAATTCGAGGTTATATCACTAAG GTTGCTTCTTTGAAACCCGAGAAATCAATTCCAGATGCCATTCTCCGAGAAGCAAAAGGCCTCGCAATAATATCTGTTGTGAAAGTTGGTGTCATGGTTATATATAATATTGGTACGGGAGTCGTGATCGCTCGTAGAGAGGATGGCTTCTGGTCACCACCCTCTGCCATTTCTTCACTCGGTGTAGGGTGGGGAGCTCAG GCTGGGGGTGAACTGACCGATTTTATTATAATCTTGAGAACAAATGATGCAGTCAAGACTTTTAGTAGCAATGCACATCTTTCTTTCGGAGCTGGTTTGAGTGCTGCTGTTGGTAGTGTAGGAAGGGCTGCAGAAGCTAATTTACGAGTCGGTGATGGTGGTTGTGCCGCTTGTTATACATATAGCTGCAGTAAAG GTGCTTTTTTCGGATGTTCTCTCGAAGGAAGTATCGTCACAACTCGCAGACGAGAGAATTCCCGATTCTATGGCAGCCAAACAATAACGGCATCAGATATACTTCTAGGGTCAATGCCTCAAGCACCTGCTGCTGCCATTCTCTACCATGCTCTTTCTGATCTATACAGCACACTAAGTTGA
- the LOC108487440 gene encoding BES1/BZR1 homolog protein 4-like isoform X3, producing MLFNEFYEKMKEKKKGCKPVDRMDIMGGSASASPCSSYHPSPGSSSFPSPASSHYTANANGNADANSLIPWLKNLSSGSSSASSKLAHHLFIAGGSISAPVTPPLSSPTSRTPRTRSDWDEMNAGPTCTGKRFSYLPASTPPSPSRQVFPDPGWLSRLEIPQSGPTSPTFSLVSRNPFGFKDEALSRGGSRMWTPGQSGTCSPAFPAGVDQTSDVPMSDAIAAEFAFGSNMTGLVKPWEGEKIHEECVADDLELTLGNSKTR from the exons ATGCTTTTTAATGAGTTTTATGAGAAAATGAAGGAGAAAAAAAAG GGATGTAAACCAGTGGATCGTATGGACATAATGGGAGGTTCTGCATCAGCTAGTCCATGCTCATCATATCACCCAAGCCCTGGTTCATCTTCCTTCCCAAGTCCAGCCTCATCCCATTACACGGCCAATGCCAATGGCAATGCTGATGCCAATTCCCTAATCCCTTGGCTCAAAAACCTTTCTTCTGGTTCATCTTCAGCTTCATCCAAGCTCGCTCACCATCTCTTCATCGCAGGTGGTTCCATAAGTGCTCCTGTCACTCCACCACTTAGCTCTCCAACTTCCAGAACTCCTCGAACCAGAAGTGATTGGGATGAAATGAATGCTGGCCCAACTTGCACGGGGAAGCGCTTTTCTTACCTGCCTGCATCCACTCCACCAAGTCCAAGCCGTCAGGTTTTTCCTGATCCAGGTTGGCTTTCCAGACTTGAAATACCCCAAAGTGGGCCAACATCTCCTACGTTTAGCCTCGTCTCCCGAAACCCGTTTGGATTTAAAGACGAGGCCTTATCACGAGGAGGTTCACGAATGTGGACTCCAGGGCAGAGTGGCACATGCTCACCCGCCTTTCCTGCAGGCGTTGATCAAACATCAGATGTTCCCATGTCTGATGCTATTGCTGCCGAGTTTGCCTTTGGCAGTAACATGACAGGGTTAGTGAAGCCTTGGGAAGGAGAAAAGATCCACGAGGAATGTGTAGCTGATGATCTCGAACTTACACTTGGAAATTCAAAAACCAG ATAG
- the LOC108487440 gene encoding BES1/BZR1 homolog protein 4-like isoform X1 produces the protein MTSGTRMPTWKERENNKRRERRRRAIAAKIFAGLRMYGNYKLPKHCDNNEVLKALCNEAGWTVEEDGTTYRKGCKPVDRMDIMGGSASASPCSSYHPSPGSSSFPSPASSHYTANANGNADANSLIPWLKNLSSGSSSASSKLAHHLFIAGGSISAPVTPPLSSPTSRTPRTRSDWDEMNAGPTCTGKRFSYLPASTPPSPSRQVFPDPGWLSRLEIPQSGPTSPTFSLVSRNPFGFKDEALSRGGSRMWTPGQSGTCSPAFPAGVDQTSDVPMSDAIAAEFAFGSNMTGLVKPWEGEKIHEECVADDLELTLGNSKTR, from the exons ATGACGTCAGGGACGAGAATGCCGACGTGGAAGGAGAGGGAGAACAACAAACGGAGAGAAAGGAGGAGGAGGGCGATCGCGGCGAAGATCTTCGCGGGGTTGCGAATGTACGGAAACTACAAGCTACCGAAGCACTGCGACAACAACGAGGTTTTGAAAGCACTCTGCAACGAAGCCGGTTGGACCGTCGAAGAAGACGGCACCACTTACAGAAAG GGATGTAAACCAGTGGATCGTATGGACATAATGGGAGGTTCTGCATCAGCTAGTCCATGCTCATCATATCACCCAAGCCCTGGTTCATCTTCCTTCCCAAGTCCAGCCTCATCCCATTACACGGCCAATGCCAATGGCAATGCTGATGCCAATTCCCTAATCCCTTGGCTCAAAAACCTTTCTTCTGGTTCATCTTCAGCTTCATCCAAGCTCGCTCACCATCTCTTCATCGCAGGTGGTTCCATAAGTGCTCCTGTCACTCCACCACTTAGCTCTCCAACTTCCAGAACTCCTCGAACCAGAAGTGATTGGGATGAAATGAATGCTGGCCCAACTTGCACGGGGAAGCGCTTTTCTTACCTGCCTGCATCCACTCCACCAAGTCCAAGCCGTCAGGTTTTTCCTGATCCAGGTTGGCTTTCCAGACTTGAAATACCCCAAAGTGGGCCAACATCTCCTACGTTTAGCCTCGTCTCCCGAAACCCGTTTGGATTTAAAGACGAGGCCTTATCACGAGGAGGTTCACGAATGTGGACTCCAGGGCAGAGTGGCACATGCTCACCCGCCTTTCCTGCAGGCGTTGATCAAACATCAGATGTTCCCATGTCTGATGCTATTGCTGCCGAGTTTGCCTTTGGCAGTAACATGACAGGGTTAGTGAAGCCTTGGGAAGGAGAAAAGATCCACGAGGAATGTGTAGCTGATGATCTCGAACTTACACTTGGAAATTCAAAAACCAGGTAA
- the LOC108487113 gene encoding uncharacterized protein LOC108487113, translated as MINLHRPFIIHSPEMVSKIIKKRTPPRSIKRHRHHHRRKTSPVKKNGSFSVIASLNKSIKTCRRRIVRLFSRLAHIATPSTAAKRYRNGFQLLKQEENEEQEEFCGFESNFIVPRALVFERCLLPPLISKTKKTIFLDLDETLVHSSPDPPPETYDFVVRPSIEGQVMNFYVSKRPGVDFFLEEISKKHEVVVFTAGLKQYASQVLDKLDPKGLISHRLYRDSCKELNGKFVKDLSEMGRDLGRIVIVDDNPNAYSLQPENAVPIRPFVEDSHDRELEKLVQFFQWCERFEDMRVAVKQYFNGGGAADDYGFVQLKL; from the coding sequence ATGATTAATCTCCATCGCCCTTTCATAATCCACAGCCCTGAAATGGTTTCCAAGATTATCAAGAAACGAACTCCGCCACGATCCATCAAGCGCCACCGCCACCACCACCGGAGAAAGACTTCTCCGGTGAAGAAGAATGGTTCGTTCTCCGTCATTGCCTCCCTCAACAAGTCCATCAAGACTTGCCGTCGTCGCATCGTGAGGCTTTTCTCGAGGTTAGCCCATATAGCAACCCCTTCCACCGCCGCCAAACGCTACCGCAATGGCTTCCAACTCCTCAAGCAAGAAGAAAACGAAGAGCAAGAAGAGTTCTGTGGGTTCGAAAGCAATTTCATCGTTCCTCGTGCTTTAGTGTTCGAGCGGTGCTTGCTTCCACCGTTGATTTCCAAGACGAAAAAGACGATCTTTCTTGACTTGGACGAGACCCTGGTGCATTCTAGCCCCGACCCTCCTCCCGAAACGTACGATTTCGTCGTACGGCCGAGCATTGAAGGCCAGGTCATGAACTTCTACGTGTCGAAACGGCCCGGCGTCGATTTTTTCCTGGAAGAAATAAGCAAGAAACACGAAGTGGTGGTTTTCACGGCGGGGCTCAAGCAATATGCTTCCCAGGTCTTGGATAAGCTCGACCCGAAGGGCTTAATATCCCACCGGCTTTATCGGGATTCTTGCAAGGAACTGAACGGGAAGTTCGTTAAAGACTTGTCTGAAATGGGGAGGGATTTAGGGAGAATTGTCATCGTCGACGATAACCCAAACGCTTACTCTCTGCAACCAGAGAACGCCGTCCCTATACGACCATTTGTGGAGGATAGTCACGATAGGGAGCTGGAGAAATTGGTGCAATTCTTTCAGTGGTGTGAACGGTTCGAGGATATGAGAGTAGCGGTCAAGCAGTATTTCAACGGTGGCGGCGCTGCTgatgattatggctttgtgcagTTGAAGCTATGA